AggaaagttctgcataaatactCCCTAGTTGCCAACGATAATCAGGACTCCACTCTCATTCTCCAGCCCTGGATTGATGATTTTCACAGGTAACATCCTATACTGGCAAGACTAAAACAGCCTAATGGTCCATTTCCACAATACAAGTACACAGCAATACAAGGAGTTGGAGGAAGGGGCAATTGGATATGTTCTATTTCAAATCTTTACTTGAATCATTCAGCCTCCTCCAGCGCTGCACCCTTCCTTTGCCTCCAAATCTGGCCATCTGTGCTTCATCACCTCCCTTCACCCAAACATTGGTGGCACAGCCTTCAGCTGCTTtggtcctactctctggaactttTCCTAATGCCCTCCCCTTTCTACTTCCCTCATCCTCAaaaccatctctttgaccaagcttttggtcacctctcataACTCTCCCACTATTAACTGTTCATTCCGTTCACCAACCCCTCCCTGTAAAACACTATAGCAAAAATGGATTTTTGCCTGTTAAATTTTTAACTTGTATTGCTCAAAATGGCTTGTAAGAGATTAATTTcggacagcatctcccaaacccgtgacctctaccacctagaaggacaagggcagcaggcacatgggaacaacaccacctgcacgttcccctccaagtcacacaccatcccgacttggaaatatatcgccgttccttcatcgtcactgggtcaaaatcctggaactcgctccctaacagcactgtgggagaaccttcaccacacggactgcagcggttcaagaagacggctcaccaccaccttctcaagggcaattagggatgggcaataaatgctggccttgccagcgacacccacatcccatgaacgaataaaaaaacatgcagggTCATACAAAGCATTTTTCAACTGAAAGCCATCTGCTCAGAACAGACAAGTTATCTTTGAAGGATTCCACAAGGTACAAGATTCTAAAGCCTAAGCTCTTTGTCTACTAAGTGTGCGTCTCCAGTCTGTCTTTCCAGTAGAATCACGTGGCAGCATGTGATAAAGAAGTtagaacatggaaacaggccatttggcccaacaagtccgtgacagtgtttaccctccacataaGCAAATAGtcccatttacccaccctgttcccattttccttcattcatctaaccaatctaatcttgaatgctgATATAGTTTCCACCTCAATCACTAGCCCTGGAAGTAAGTTCCACAGCATACAACtgttaagaaatttctcctgctcTATTTTAAgtgtcttacatttaatcttgtacctaTGGCTCCTCATTCTAGACCCTTCAAGTACAGGCAacaatctgcttctatctaccctgacatatcctttcataattttaaacacttctatcatatcactcTGTTATCTACATTATTATAACAAAAAAGGCCCAATTTTTCAACTCTATCTTCATATACAATCCAGTATGTCAAGTGTACAGAGTGAGGCTTCTCTGTTACATTGTTGTTTACTTAGATATTGAGCAAAGAAAGGTACGAACCAGATTGTGAGGTCTGCTTAAGCTTAAGTTGGTGATATTGAACCAGAGAAAATATCTAGTCCACAAACCTAAAAATATGTCAAGCACCTTAATGCTTTTCttcgttgaaggtgctatataaatgcaagttgttgcattaACTAAAGTTAATCTTCGTCCCGTCATTAGTTCATAAAGGATACAAGATAAAAAGTGGTGGAATATGATTTGAATTCCATGAGTGAGTTATGGTCAGTGGTTTTGTATCCCATGGGTCATATATTTCATTTATTGCACACATTAGGTAAGAAGTTAGAATTAAAATAAAGTTGaaataaatattaattttaaatggGAATTAAATTGGTGTGTGAACTACAGTGGTTCCTGTGATTTCACTATATGTTTCATTAAGTTTCAATTCCTACGAAATTAAATGAAATTCATCAAAATTGCAATGCAGAAGCAACCCATTCAGACCATTGTGCCTATACCAGTTCCAGTTTTCAATGGAAACTAtctattctaatcccatttctctgtcctttcctcCTATCTTTATGTTCTTCCTTCTCAAATactttttattcccttttaaatgatgttatagccTCTGTCTCAATAGCTGTGTGAGATAAAGCATTCCTTGTCCTGGTAACCCTTTGAAAAATGTCTTTACTTCCCCCATTGATCTTTGATGATAGCCCTGTCTATGCCACTTGTTACTGATTCATTAACCAGTgggaacaatctttcactatctaTTTTACCCTTTCAAAACCTTTCCTAATTTTGAAAATCTTAGCTCATGCCATGACCTTATGTGTTTGTGAAAAAAGCCCCAATCTTTcaagcctttcctcataactataacctcttattcatggtatcattctagtgaatcttcattttACCAGTTCCATGGctccaatatccttcctatgatGGAGGTATCTAGAACTATAATTTTCTCATTCTCAGTATCATTTTAGGAAATTACTGAAGATTGTTGTTCAAATGAAACTGCCTTCCTCTTCTATTAGCTAATAAGTAATTAAGATTAAAACTATTGTACTAAAATTCCTTTAATATAATTATTATACACTCTTCTTGCTGAGATACAATTAAAAATACTTGATGTCTATCACAATTTTCTGAAAACccccaaaatattttattttaaataggaaCTCAACAGGGTTCAATCTGCACATTTATTTTAGGTGCACAaacagattaataaaggaaacagTAAACCCTGTATTGATTGATTTATCTTGAACAGCAGAACTAGTTGGATATAATACCATATCAATAACTATATTCTGGGACTGCAAGGATGCCTAGATATGCCCATATAATGTACATAACCGTGTATGTGTATATAAAATGGTACAAAATCATTGAGGGCGATTGATCCCATCACCTAACAGTCACTTCCTTTGGTGTTTTTTTGATAAATCTCGATCACAATTGTTACTTCCTAATTTTAAAAACTGCAGTTAGAATTTCTGCTCAGTTTCATCTTTGCAGGGAATTCATCCTCTTATTTTTGCATCTAGTTTtacttttattttacattttgcaGGACTAGTAGCTACGTGTTCCAGAGCCTTcactttaaacttaaataagataGGATACTTTTGAAATAAACAGCAGGCTGAATTAGAATCAGAAAGAGAACATGGACATCAGACGATCTTAatcctctctcttttccttctcCTTGGGCATTCTTCCCAACGTATAAAACTCTTCGTTCGGACGCAAATCAATGAGGTGAGCCAGACGATTGGACATCGAAAAAAACGCAGTTATCGTGCCAATGTCCCAGGCATCCTCACGATCAAATCCATGCATTTCCAGTTTTTTTAGATGGTCCTCACTGATGTTTTCTGCACTGCTGATGGTGAGAGCAAAATCCAGCATGGCACGTTGCCTATCATCCAGGTCAGCTAACTGCCTGTTCACGACCACCTAACAGGAAGAGGCAAAATGCAGGGAAACGTCACCAACAAACGGCCAAATTCCAGTCAATTAGAAAGCTCAGTTCTTTTGCAGACAGAATATTTCATTATTACTCACCTGATCTGCCAGAATTGGATTTTTGGAATATATTCGGTGTAGGGCACTGTGGGCAATGACACAGTACGGACAGTGATTATTAGCACTCGTGGCCACAATAATAAGTTCTCGATCTGCTTTGCTGAGATTACCTAAAGACAAATTTGAAGGGTCAGgtaggaacagaaagagaaaagTTTAGACACATTCCTTTTCCACAGGAATTTCACTCATTAAGGAATTGGACATTTCAGTAGTTTTCTCCAAAACAATACACTTCATGGTTATAAACCGCAAATATTCTGTGTGGTGGAGGAATCCATTCTTTGCCATTACCATAAGTTTTACAGCACATGTGACGCACCATATCTGTACCAGctttgctaaagcaatccaaaGCTAACTTGCTGTCCTGCCCTGTAGCATCCTCtacatcaaatatttatccaattttccagtAAAAGACATCATGGTTgctgggattttagaacaattcAGCAGCTCTCGTGGTtatttttttctggtgccagcccacaaattaccagaataCTGAATTCCATTCCACaacctgccatggtgggatttcaatTCGCAACCTCTTGATTGCTGCTCCAGTATCATAACTACTACACCACCATAACCACAGCACCGTACACATAACCAACCACTACAGCACCATTCCCATAacgatgataagaacataagaaatagcgggagtaggccatacggcccctcgagcctgctctgccattcaataagatcatatctaatcttcaacctcaactccactttcccacccgatccccatatcctttgattcccttagagtacaaaaatctatcgatctcagtcttgaatatactcaatgactgagcatccacagccctctggggtagagaattccaaagattcacaactctgagtgaagaaattccttctcgtctcagtcctaaatgtccaaccccttatcctgagactatgtcccctagttctagactctccagccaggggaaacattctctcggcatccaccctgtcaagccctcttagaatcttatatatttcaatgagatcacctcttattcttctaaactcaagagtataagcccattctgctcaatctttcctcacaggacaaccctctcatcccaggaatcaatctagtgaaccttcattgcaccatctctaaggcaagtatatccttccttaggtaagaagaccaactgtacacagtattccagatgtggtctcaccaaagccctgtacaattgcagtgagacttccttactcttgtactccaacccccttgtaataaaggccaacatagcatttgccttcctaattgcttgctatacctgcatgttaactttctgtgattcgtgtacaaggacacccaaatccctctgaatacaaaCTTTTCttagtctcaccttttaaaaaaatattctgctttactattcttcctaccaaagaggataatttcacatttctccacattatactccatctgccaccttcttgtccaaccACTCAACCtgttgcagcctctttgcatcctcctgacagctcactttctcacctagctttgtattgtcggtaaacttggatacatcacactcggtcccctcatctaagtcactgtaaacagctgaagcccaagcactgctACTTGCAGCGCTCCACTAGGGATATATTACCCATTTTTATTTggtcaaaaatgcaattagccagcAATGACATTGATCTAGACATTGGCACAGAGAAGTTAAAATCAGGACATCAAGTCAGATGCCTGACAAAGATCTCAGATCTGGACTTGGGGCTGAAAATTAAATGTGAGCATTACCGACTGGAAGACTTTACAAATATATGTCAGCCACAAAAGACAGCTGGGGAATTATTCTCACTTTTCCAGCAGTGGACACAGAATGTAAATATTTAAATAGGCATTTACAATTTCATTCAGCTGTCCAAACAAAAGCTAACAGCTCTCGTTACACACAGGATTTCTCACCACCACAGCAATTCAGACAAATTATTCGGAGAGCAAACACTTGAAATGTTCCCTTTTTTAAAGCGAGATCAAGTTCCCATTTAAAACAGTAGTGTACTGTAAGTGTAAACATGAGTTTTGAAAGCTGCAATATCACTCATACACCTTGTGTACATCCTCCTTTCCATTCCAAAATGAATTTGATTTCAGAAAACAAAAGTTCTTTATCTGTACCTTCAGATATTTTTGGTAATTAAACTGCTTTCAATCTGAGGTTACAAGTCAATGTCAGAAATATTTAAAGGGATGAAGTTTAGATGTTATGATACATGTGAGTGGGCTCTAACCTCAAATCAGCTTTCAATCTGCTTACTCAGGTAGAgataaagatcccactgcactattcaaaGCAGTGCAGAGAACTCacgttgtcctggccaattttcctccctcaaccaccatcaacaAAAACAGTCTCACCGTCCACAATGGGATTACACAACTGTCAGCACAttccaaaaaataattaaaagtgctacataaatgcaagttctttctttccttttgtcGTACCTGTTTCTTTGTTCATTAGGGCATTGTAGTATGCAAAGAATGCCCTGAATTCCACAGGCCGATAGGAAAGTGCTTTGAATATATTTGGCAAAAATCCACCCTGTAAAACAAAAGTAATATTGAAGACACACTGCGTGGTTCCCCAGGTTATATATACCTCTAAATTTGGACAAAAAATTAAattccaatattttttttaaactatacaaaaaatacttaatggagtaagggagggagagagagagagagtgagtgagtgaaagaagggagaaaagaaaaataatttttccctccctcccgctccccaATTTTAAACTTGAGAAACTACCAATACAATAGCGGAGAAAATTAAGAGAAATTGGAAGTATCCACCAAGGATTTCCAAAGTGACGATCGTGCTTGATAAACCTcaatgaattctttgaggaggtaacagacatAGTGGATGGAGATACAGTGGatattgtgtacatggactttaggaaagcctttgacaaggtatcacACATAGGAGATtaccagagaagattaaggggcatggaattagggggaggatagcaaactggattaaaaattggttcgaAGGGAGAAATCAGAGTGGGAATTAAGGACAGTCTCTCAGGGTGATGGGTAGTGGTGTCCCATTGGGTTCTGTTCTGGGGccatttctgttcactgtgtatatcaatgatttggatgtaggGCTAGAGAGAGTGgtgtcgaaatttgcagatgTTACTAAAATAGGAGGTACAGAAAATTCTTTAAACGACCataggaatctgcaaagggatattgataagatggggggatgggctaataattggtcgatagaattcaatgtcagtgagtgtgaagtgatgtattttggtaacaAAATACCAGCAGCAATGATACTGTGAATGGCAGTAGGCTCAGTgatgtagaagagcagagggatttggtggggggacaggttcacaggacattaaaggcagctcctcacgataaggctgtaaaaaaaagttaatgaatTCTAGGTTGCATcacaaggtatagaatataaaagcccagAGGTAATAATGAACCTGTATAAAACCtaaataagacctcagttagaggacTGTATGCAGTAATTGGCTCCACACTATCGGcatgaggctttagagagggtacgacactaggatgctgcctggtgtgaggaaatacaaatatgcagaaagacttgaaaatttgggtcttttttcattagaacacagattacggagtgatatgatagaagtgtttaaaatgatgggacagagtagataaaagCAGACTGTTTTCAGTAATTGAGggtctaggggccataaatacaagattaaatgtgaaAGATTTAGCACAgggatcaggagaaacttcttcacacagagagttgtgaggctgtgggattcacttccagggttagtgattTAGGCAAAATCTATTCAACGttaaagattagattggataagtggatgaaggaaaaggggttgacgggatatggaaacagggagggtaaatgtgattaggactatttgtatgtgtggagggtaaacagactggttggaccaaatggcctgtttcagtggtgTAACTTCTATAGATAAGAATAGTGCAGAACAGAACCCACAAGACAGCAGTCAGTTTGTGCAAACTCACTAACAATTCACAGAGATACGGTAGTCAGGTGGTACTGACAGCAGCCAATGAAACGCTAGGGCCAGAAAGCAGTCTTCCACTGCAACTTCccgattattttaaaaatatttgcacTCCGTTCCACTCTCCAGTCTTAAACACGTGGAAACAACCACGGTTCAGCCACATTCACAAGGCTTTTTTTTGCCAGAAATAGATTTTAtttattaaatataaaaatatattgAAGTATTTATTAATTACATTTATCCATATATATTAGTTTTATGACTGCACATTGAGCTGGCTGGCCCTCTCCTGCAGTCTTCACCCTTCCACCCTTTGTATGTTTATCTCTGGCACCAAACACAGGAGCCAATTGAttgctgccactgagtcaatgaaTAACTGGAGAGCAATTATAACATAGCTACATttggtgttttttaaaaaaatagtagtTTATTCAATGTTTTCATGCACCATCATGCTGAGTAACTTATTTttaaggaattggagaaggaaagCTTCAAACCAACGGGTCCCACCTTCTTCTTATTCAAATAGTTTATTGCATCTCTTATGCCCATTGCTGCCTACTGACTGGAGAATGGGGACAGAGAACGGATGCCCGTAGCCTGTTCATCTTCAAAAATAGCAGCCTGGCAGGGCAGTGAGAGGTTTCTTACACAAAAAATAATCTTGTGTTAATAATGCAAGATCTAGGAATAATGTAAGATTTAAAGTTAGAGACATGGGTGACCAATAATGTTAGTTAGATTTATCACCTAAATTAATTTTGATTAATATAAATGCCAATAAAACCATTTTGGTCCTGAATTTCCACAGGTGTTGCTCCAATCTACTCCCATAACTTTGGTGAGAGATTGGCAGAACCCCAGGCATTTATGCCAATTGTCGCTTGTCTCATTACACCTCCCCTCAATGATCTGAATGCCCACAGCTCAGAACACTCCTCCCCCCACTAGTCCCACCACCTTTGCCGgctgcatttttaaaatcattttcacCCTGTGCACTGAGAAAGTTCCCCAGGCAGAGTTGTTCACTGAACAGCATCCCCTCCTATGCCCCTCCTTTCCCttctcccattccccctccccacttcccattatcccttcccccttactctctcccatTCCTCCTTAGCTCCTGATCtcttcttccccttcccctcctcccgcATCTTTgtcccccctcctctgtctccttcctccCCTTCATTCTTCTATGTCCTCCCCTCCCTGATGTAGTCCAATATCCCTCCATGCCCTCTAACCTTGCTTGGCACGGATACTGCACTGGGTTGCATGCAtgtgagcaatgtcatgggagatcaactaatcaaataaatattttgaatcctttttttaaacaaacaatGGTGGATGAGAGACTGTAGCTGTAAAGGAGGATATGGGACAATTGTTAGAGATAACTAGAAAAGtaattggttctgaaaaaaagTTAGCAGTACTCAAGATGGAAAATTCACTGATCCCTGATTGCAGACACCTGGGCTGTTGAAAGACATCAGAGAGAAGatagcagaggttctggccacaatttttcaatcctccttaaaaATAATGTTGTGCCATTGGCCTGGAGAGTAGCCGATCTAACACCCTTAATCAGGAAAAGAGATAATAAACTGGGTAACTGCAGACCAGTTATATAACTTCTGTTGtaggcaaactcttagaatccataatttgagataaaatttaGTACTTAGAAATGCATGGGTTGATCGAcagcagccagcacagatttgttagagGCAAATCACATTTGACGAATTttatagagttttttgaagaagtggatagataaagggaatgtagtagcgagttgttatgatctggaatgcgctgcctgaaagggcggaggaagcagattcaatagtaactttcaaaagggaattggataaatatttgaaagggaaaaatttggagggctgcTAGGAAAGAGCTGGAGCACGATgggctataagattctatgattctagtagatGTATCGTatgtgaattttcaaaaggcgtttgataagatgcctcaaaaaattcaggtgTATCCTAAAAGATGAaatatagcagcatggatagaaagttggttgatggacagaaaacaaagagttgggggtAAATGGATGTTCCACTCTTGATATAGTAAGTAGGGAAAGAGTATTTCctctctttggggagtcagtgatgaggagtcatcaatttatcatcacagagagtgaggagaggagttaAGAGAAATTTTTTAAAgctaaatctgacgctatttaaaaCATATTACAGCTTAAACCAAAAATCCCTTCTGGgccaaatagaaaaaaaaatcacttgcacACCCAATTGCACCATTAtaacatttccatttctcacatctACCATCTGTACGGCCTAACTTAGCAATTTATGGGCAGTGTATATGTGAATTTACACCCACCAGAAGCTAGGCTGGAATTATTTTACGTAGAACCCTTAAAACCAGCAGATCGATCCAGTCAGTCTGGTTTGGACTTTAATTCAGGAGTGGGAGTAGCACTGTACTAACCAACGGAACTAGTCTCGAGTACAGAGGTATGGTTTTCATTTGTTTTGAATAAAGGTGCATACTTCTATTTTCCAAAAGACTTTCTTTTATTTTTCATATTCTGGTTTTCCCAGGCCACCTACCAACAGTTGCTAAAGGTGCGGATGGACAAAAAGCTCCAATGCCTTGAGTCAGCCACAAGGAAATGCATGCAAAGCAACTCATGGACAAATCTCCCTCTCACCTCAGATTGGGAAGCCCTTGGCCCCGGGTCAGTACGTGTCCAGGGAGCCACAGCAAAGACTGTTAACTTAGGACACGAGGAACAGCACAGAAGTGCAACGTGTGGAAATTAATGGCGCAGCCCGTGGGAATTAAGGTGCAGCCGCGCGGCACGTAAGCCTGAGAACAGGATTAAACTTCTTGGGAAGCTGAATGATAGCTTAATCCGGTCCATTATATTCTGTTGaacttttaaaacaatttaacagGTGCTTCTTGATAATATTTGCACTTATATGTTGCTATTTGAAATTGGAACTTTTAACTGGAAATTATTTCTGTCACAATGCACAGCCTTCTCTGCAAAGTGATAAAATGAATAAATATCATTGAACTGCAACTGGTGAAATAAGCGGTTAGAATACCAACAAAGTACAAGTTTAATCCAAAGGAAAACGCTAACAATAAAGGACAGCACAACACTTTCAGGAGTAAGAATGCCCACCTTGGTTTCTACCTCCTCCATCAGTTCAACAATGTCATATGGCAGATCCTTTTTATATGGAACAGGATATCGCCCAATAGGTCGCTCAGGTTCCCCGGACTTTGTGCCGTATTCCAGTTTGCCTGCAGCAGGTCTCACTCTTGTCCATCTTGATAACACAATGAAAGACTAAAATAGGAAAAATGCAATGAGCAGAGAAAATAAAAAAGTGTCTTTATGTTTCTTCAAATTCCACAATGATACTTGCAATGCTGAGTACAGTTTTACAATGAATACCCAATTTTCCATAATTCAGAATTGGAAATAAAGTGCCgtctattaaaaaaaagtaaactgcAGTAAAAGCTCATTTTTACAGTGGGACTGTCTAGTCTACAacttaaagagggaatctcactatCATCGCCCTTTAGAAAAAAATAAGTACAGCTTTACTATTTTTCTTTAAACAGTgagtattaagaacataagaaataggaggagtagtggagagtattccattacactcctgacttgtgccttgtagatggtggaaaggctttggggagtcaggaggtgagtcactcgccgcagaatacccagcctctgacctgctcttgtagccatggtatttatatggctggcccagttaagtttctggtcaatggtgaccccgaggatgttgatggtgggggattcggcgatggtaatgccgttgaatgtcaaggggaggtggttagactctctcttgttggagatggtcattgcctggcacttgtctggcgcgaatgttacttgccacttatcagcccaagcctggatgttgtccaggtcttgctgcatgcgggctcggactgcttcattatttgaggggttgcgaatggaactgaacactgtgcaatcatcagcgaacacccccatttctgacctgatgatggagggaaggtcattgatgaagcagctgaaggtggttgggccgaggacactgccctgaagaactcctgcagcaatgccctgggggtgagatgattggcctccaacaaccgctaccatcttcctttgtgctaggtatgactccagccactggagagttttccccctgattcccattgatttcaattttattagggctccttggtgccacactcggtcaaatgctgccttgatgtcaagggcagtcactctcacctcacctctggaattcagctcttttgtccatgtttggaccaaggctgtaatgaggtctggagccgagtggtcctggcggaacccaaactgagcatcggtgagcaggttactggtgagtaagtgccgcttgatagcagtccctcaagcctgctctgcaatTCAATAAGCTGAtgatcgacctcaactccactttcctgcctgatccccatatcccttgattcccttagtgtccaaaaatctatccatctcagtcttgaatgtactcaacaactcagcatctacagccctctggagtagagaattccaaagattcataaccctatTGATAACAGAGAAGCAAGAAACTATTCAGATGGATTTACTGTGGCCCAACAGTGCATGGgcccaacgggaggaggaggctctgtaaacacccccatcctcaatgatggcggagtccagcacgtgagtgcaaaagataaggctgaagcgtttgtaaccatcttcagccagaagtgccaagtggatgatccatctcggcctccacccgatatccccaccattacagaagccagtcttcagccaattcgattcaccccacgtgatatcaagaaacggctgagtgcactggatacagcaaaggctttgggccccgacaacatcccagctgtagtgctgaagacttgtgctccagaacttgctgcgcctc
The DNA window shown above is from Heptranchias perlo isolate sHepPer1 chromosome 1, sHepPer1.hap1, whole genome shotgun sequence and carries:
- the si:ch211-175m2.5 gene encoding uncharacterized protein si:ch211-175m2.5 is translated as MSWARGTGTVRRLSSFIVLSRWTRVRPAAGKLEYGTKSGEPERPIGRYPVPYKKDLPYDIVELMEEVETKGGFLPNIFKALSYRPVEFRAFFAYYNALMNKETGNLSKADRELIIVATSANNHCPYCVIAHSALHRIYSKNPILADQVVVNRQLADLDDRQRAMLDFALTISSAENISEDHLKKLEMHGFDREDAWDIGTITAFFSMSNRLAHLIDLRPNEEFYTLGRMPKEKEKRED